Proteins encoded within one genomic window of Sphingosinicella ginsenosidimutans:
- a CDS encoding sensor histidine kinase, translated as MNAHSPVVADRERIIEERRRSTLKLIGLFWLFAFAVLTVRGTLVDTQPFYLLAPRRLLTAGFGALLCLGMVYLLERLKERSFPERIAYAMAGALAMSALLTIFSLGLNRIMFPIEGARPTKIVESVQWVMVWMGYFLAWTGTQLALTYHWEAQDEVQRNAAMRDLAQEARIAALRYQINPHFLFNALNAISGLVLEQRNYEAETMLLNLAEFLRSALASGQGGTIELDEEIGLQRLYLGLEEARFADRMKVTIEVPNALAEARVPTLILQPLIENAVRHGVDRSEKTTTIRIAALRRGEKLSLIVEDDGDGGGRPPKGGTGLGLANVRERLHAHFGEGARLVTRPRVHGGFHVEIEMPLSVGS; from the coding sequence ATGAACGCGCATTCGCCGGTCGTGGCCGACCGGGAACGGATTATCGAGGAACGGCGCCGATCGACGCTGAAGCTGATCGGCCTGTTCTGGCTGTTCGCCTTCGCCGTGCTGACGGTGCGCGGCACGCTGGTCGATACGCAGCCTTTCTACCTGCTGGCGCCCCGGCGCCTGCTCACCGCCGGCTTCGGCGCGTTGCTGTGCCTCGGCATGGTCTATCTGCTCGAGCGGTTGAAGGAGCGCTCGTTCCCGGAACGGATCGCCTATGCGATGGCGGGCGCGCTCGCCATGTCGGCGCTGCTGACCATCTTCAGCCTCGGCCTCAACCGGATCATGTTCCCGATCGAGGGCGCGCGGCCGACGAAGATCGTCGAATCGGTGCAGTGGGTGATGGTCTGGATGGGCTATTTCCTCGCCTGGACCGGCACCCAGCTCGCGCTCACCTATCATTGGGAGGCGCAGGACGAGGTCCAGCGCAATGCGGCGATGCGCGATCTGGCGCAGGAAGCGCGGATTGCGGCGCTGCGCTACCAGATCAACCCCCATTTCCTGTTCAACGCGCTCAACGCGATTTCCGGCCTGGTGCTCGAACAGCGCAATTACGAGGCGGAGACGATGCTGCTCAACCTCGCCGAGTTCCTTCGCTCGGCGCTTGCCTCCGGGCAGGGCGGAACGATCGAACTGGACGAGGAGATCGGGCTGCAGCGACTCTATCTGGGGCTCGAGGAAGCCCGCTTCGCCGATCGGATGAAGGTGACCATCGAGGTGCCGAACGCGCTTGCCGAGGCGCGTGTCCCGACCCTGATCCTCCAGCCGCTGATCGAAAATGCGGTGCGGCATGGCGTCGACAGGTCGGAAAAGACGACGACGATCCGGATCGCGGCCCTGCGGCGCGGCGAGAAACTGAGCCTCATCGTCGAGGATGACGGCGATGGCGGTGGTCGCCCGCCGAAGGGCGGCACCGGACTCGGCCTCGCCAATGTGCGCGAGCGGCTCCACGCCCATTTCGGCGAGGGGGCGCGCCTCGTGACCCGGCCGCGCGTCCATGGCGGCTTTCATGTGGAGATCGAAATGCCGCTGTCGGTGGGATCGTGA